GTCTTTCAGGGTCTCGGCGTGCAGCCCGAGCATGGTGTGCGCGTCGGGCGCGATCGCAAACAGCCGGGCCGTGGCCTTGTTGACCGCCCGGTCGGTCGACTGGGCGGACAACAGGACCGCGATCAAGAGCTGAAAGGGACTTCCATACTGGAGCTCGGTCGTCGGATGCGGGTTGGCCGCCTGCAGGCGCTCGAACACCGCCTCGCGTTCCGCAGGCCCCATGCGGACCCGCGGATTCCTAGACGTGCCGGTAGCGGCCAACGTCGGGCACGGCCTCGCGCGGGGCCTTCGCGCGCTCCGCCAGCAGCGCCTTCATCATCGCGTCGTGGTCGTGCGCGAGCTTGTGCGAGGCGTCCTCGGACAACTTCGGGAAGATCACGTTGGCGATGAAGGCCCCGAGGTCGGCAAGCGCCGTCGCCCACTTGTAGCCGTGCAGATGGAAGTTCGTCTCGGCGTGCTGGCCGAACGGGTAGTGCTGGAAATCGACGAGGCGCGTGGCCTTGAGATCGGGGTCGTTCTCGACGGCGGTCTTGGCGAAATCATACCACCACCGGTAATAGCGTTCCTGGAGTTCCAGGCTCAACTGGTTCTTCTCGAAGAAGGCAAAGGCCGTAACGCGGTTGGCCTTGCCACCGAAAGGGTAGTGTCCGGACATGACGGATTCCTCGCAACGCGGTTGGCGCGATTCGCCGGGCGGTATTCTACGGTCGGGGGCGGTCCCTTGCCAACCGCGCCGCCGACGTGCGTGCTCCAGGGCCTCGCGGATCTCGCGGCGTTTGCGCTCGCGATCGGCGTGCACCGATTCCCGGCGAGGGGGCGTGCGTGCGCGCCGGGCCTTGCGGTAGGCCCGCAGGCGCGCCCGCCGCGCCTCGGCGCGCGAGCGATCGGGCCACGGATCGCTCGGGGGGTCGTCGTGCGCTAAGACCGCGATGCAATCGACCGGACAAGGCGCCAGACACAGCAGGCAACCGGTGCATTCGCCGGCCACCACCGCGTGGAGCAGGCCCGCTGCGCCGACGATCGCGTCCACCGGGCAGGCCGGCAGGCAACGGGCGCAGCCGATGCAGCCCTTCGGGTCGATTGCCACCCGGGGACGAGCTGCGGGACGACGGCCAACCTCCCAGTCGCGGGCCTCGCGGCCGAGGAGGGCTGCGAGCGCCTGACGCGTGAACTCTCCACCCGGGGGACAACGGTTGACCTCGGCCCCCGCGCGCAGCGCCTGCGCGTACGGCCGGCAGCCGTCGAAGCCGCACAGCCGGCATTGGGTCTGAGGCAGCAGGGCCATGATTGTGGCGAGCGGGACCTCGGTCGTAGCGCGAATCATGGCGCGAGTCTGCCGGTCGTAGGGGGCCGATGCAAGCCGTCGGGAGTGTGTGTCGTGCAAAGGCCGTTACGCATCGGGGCCCAGCGCTTGTGCCCGTGCCCGACACTGCGGGCAGCGTCCGCATGGTGCGCGACGCCCGAGGAGGCAGCTATAGGTGCGAGTGTAGTCGATCCCAAGTGCGCGACCGCGCGCGACGACCTCACTCTTGCGCAGGTCGCGGTAGGGGGTTTCCAAGGCGAGCCCCAGCGCCGCCAGCGTATCGCTGAGTGCCGTGATGAAGGGCAAAGCACCCTCGTTATGCCCGCGGTCGTCGCGTTGCACGCCGAGCAACACGGCGTGCGTTTTCAGGGCCAGCGCCTGGTTCGCGGCCAGGGCCACCGCCAGGAGGTTGCGGGCGTTGAGCGGGACGTGAGGGCTGAACGGCCCCGGTGGCGCAAGGGCCTTGCCCAACCCTCTCAGCGACAGGACGGTCAGTGGTGTCCCGGTGGTCTCGCACAGGGCGGTTGCCGCCGAGCGTTCCGCGCGGGCCGCGCGCTGGCCGTAATCCAGGAAAAGCGCGCGCAGATTGCCCGCCCTGCCACGTTCATGGAGGAGCGTTGCGCTCTCGATCCCGCCGCTCAGGAGAAGGACGGACATGGTGTTCCTTCGCGCGCCACCGGCGCCGGCCGCCCGGTTGGGCAAGCCCCAGACAGAGGACGGACCGCGGACCGGCCACGGTCTTCCCTACTATGGCCACGTGGCTCTTCATGCGTCAAGGCGCGGTCGGCAAGCGCTTGTGATCGCGCCGGCGCAGGGCGCGGTAGACGCTCGGGATGACGATCAGATTCAGCACCGTCGAGGTCACGAGACCGCCGAGCACGACGAAGGCCAGGGGGCGCTCGAGTTCCTTTCCAACCGGCGATCCCCACAAGAGCGGCAGTAATGCCAGAGCGGGCGTGATCGCGGTCATGAGGATCGGCACCAGGCGATCGAGCGTGCCCATCCTCACGACCTCGTCGATCGGCCGGCCCTCGGTCTCGAGGTCTTTGTAATGGCTGATCAGAATAATGCCGTTGCGTGCGGTGATGCCAAAGAGCGCTATGAAGCCGATCACCGCGGCGGTGCTCAACGTAGATCCGGTCAACACCAGCGCCGCCACGCCACCGACCATGGCAAGCGGCAGATTGACGAGCACGAGCAGGGCATCACGCATCGAGCCAAACGCCTTTTGGAGGAGCAGGGCCGAGAGGATGATGGCGAGCAACCCGAGCCGCCAGAGCGTGGTATTGGCGCGCTGCTGACTGCGGAAGGTCCCGCCGTAGCGTACAAAGTAGGCACGCGGTAACGGGACGGTCGCCATGCGCCTTTTGACCTCATGGACGACCACAGACAGCGCCCGGCCCGTCACATCGAAGGTGAGCAACAAGACACGGTGTCCGTGCGCCCGGCGGATCTCGAAGGGCACGGGACGCACCCGGACCGAGGCCAGTTCGGCGAGCGGCACGACGGCGCGCGCGCCGAGTGCGGGTGCGCGGATCGGGAGGTTACGCAAGGCGTGCGCCGAGTGCCGGGCGCCACGCGCCACGCGTAGCGTGATCGCGAATCGGCGTGGTCCATGCAGGACGTGACCCATGGGCGTGTCATTCAGGTAGAGGTTGACGTCGCGCAGCAGCCGCCCCGCGGACACGCCGTAATGCGCATCGCGTCCCCGGCGCGGCGTGACCACGATCTGGGGGACACGGATCTGCTGCTCGAGATGCAGGTCGACGATACCGGGTATGGGCGCCACCGCGCGGCTCGCGGCCTTGCCGATCTGATAGAGGCGGCGCAGATGCGGCCCGTAGATCTTCACCGCCACATCCGCCGGCACGCCCGACTCCACGTCGTCGATGCGGTGGGCGATGAACTCCCCGAGATTAAAGGCCACCCCGGGGATGGTGGCGAGCTTACGCCGGATCGCGGCCAGCAGGGCATGCGGCGATTGCCGGCCGCGATGGAAGTCGATGCGGACATCGAACTCGGAATTGTTCGGGGTGTTGGCCCCGGGCGTGAGCGTACCGGCACCGGCGCGTTGGTCGACGGATACGACCTGCGGGAAGCGCGCGAGATCGTGACGCACGACCGCGCCCAGGCGCATGGATTCCCGCCATGGGGTGCCGGGCAGGGCCGTCATGACCAAGACATAGTTGCCTTCATGGAAAGGCGGCAGAAACGAACGGCCCAGGCGCATGAAACCCGCGCCGGCCGCCACCACCGCCACCAGTGCCAGGATGACGATCGTCCGCGTCCACAGCAGAATGCGTTCGAGAAGGCGCAGGTAATGGCGCTTGAGAAAACGGACGAGGCCGGTTTCGCGCTCCGCGCCGGGTGGCCTCTGGCTGTAGCGGCTAAAGAGCAGCGAACACAGGGCCGGGACCAGGGTTACGGACACCACCAGCGAGGCGAGCATGGTGGCCAGATAGGCTATGCCAAGCGGCGAAAAGATGCGTCCGGGGATGCCGTGCATGAAAAACACCGGTAGGAAGACCAAAATGACGATGGCAGTCGCGTAGACAATGGAGTTCAGTACCTCACGGATGGCATGAAGAATGACACCGTCGATTTCGAACACGGATTGACCGGCCCGGTTATGGTGGGCAATGCGTAGGCGGTGGATGATGTTTTCCACGGTAATGATCCCGTTGTCGACCACTTCCCCGATAGCCACCGCGAGACCCCCGAGGGTCATGGCATTGACGCCGGCATGAAAGACATAAAGGATCAAGGCGCCGAGTGCAAACGAGGCCGGCAGGGCAATGAAGGTGGCCAATGAGGCCCGCCAATTGGCGAGGAACACGAGCAGCACGAGGATCACGATGAGCGCCCCCTGCCACAAGGCCGTCCATAGGTTGTGGATGGCGGCGTGGATGAAGGTCGACTGCCGGAATATGTGGGTGTTCATCGTGACGCCAGGCGGGAGCGCGCGACGCGCCGTGCGCAGGGCGTGGAGTACGTGACGCGTGGTCGTTATGGTGCTCGCGCCGTAGGCCTTGTAGATGGTGCCCACCACCGCCGGCACCTCGCCCAAGGCCGCGGCCCCCAGGCGTATGGCATGCCAGCGCCGGACCCGGGCGACCTGCGCGAGCGTTATCGGCAGACCGTCGTGGTCGGCGACGAGGGTATGCCGCAGGCGCGAAATGGCGTCGCTCTCGTGGAGCCGGCCCGCGGCCGACACGATCAGCTGTTGCCCGGGCGTCTCCACGAGGCCGCCCGGGAGATCGCGACTCACCCCGCGCACAGCGCGCGCGACGTCGCCCATGCTCACCGAGTAGGCCTGCATGGCGGTGGGGCGAAGGTCGATCTGATACTGCGTGACCGCCCCGCCGATATCGGCCACGTCAGCCACCCCGCCCACGGACAGCAACCGCGGGCGGATCACCCAGTCGGCCAGCGTGCGCAGTTCCTGGGCCGACACGATCGGGCTTGTGAGCGAATACTTGACAAGCCACCCTATGGCCGACGTGAGTGGGAATATCTCGGGCCCGTGGACGCCCGCCGGCAGTCGTGATTGCAGGTCTTGGAGCCGTTCGGCGATGAGCTGGCGGTCATGGTAGATGTTGGTGCCGGCGTGAAACACCACCGTCACAAGCGACACCCCGAGCGTGGTCTTCGAGCGTACCACGCGTATACCCATCGTACCGTTTATCGCAGTCTCGATCGGATAGGTGACGAGCGCCTCCATGTCGCGCGGCGCCATGCCGGGCAAGGTCGTGCCTATCACCACGCGCGGAGTGGCGAAGGCCGGAAAGACGTTTATAGGCATACTGCGCCAGGCGAGCAACGCCGCCCCCGTGAGGATGACGAAGACCCCGATGATGAGCGCGCGGCTGCGGAGCGATAGGGAAATGAGAAAATTGAACATCAGCTGTCTGCCTTGAGTTTGCCGCCGGTCATCCACAATGTGTAGAGTTCGGCGTTGCCTTGCGTGACGACGCGCGCGCCGGCCTTAAGTCCCGAAACCCCGCAATAGCCGTGCTCGCGTATGCCCACGGTCACCGGCGTGTACCGAAAGCGGTCGCCCCCTATCGCCACGAACACCGCGTGCCCGGTCCCGACAGCGACCACGGCGTCGGACGGCACGGCGACCTGGCGTGCGCTCGCGACCGTGACGGAGGCGCGCGCAAAGAGCGCGGGCCGTAACGTTGCCTGGGGATGGTCGAGCGCGATCCATATCGTCTCCGCGCCGCGGCGCGGATTGATGCGCGGTGCCACCATGACGACGCGGCCTGACAGGGGGATGGCGATGCCGAGTGCGCGAATGCGCGCCTGTTGCCCGCGGTAGACTACGGCCACGTCCTGCTGGTAGACGTAGGCCTTGAGCCACAGCCGGTGGGGTTTCATCAGGCGATAGAGGAGGGTACCGGGGGCGACCGCCTCACCCAGGACCGCAGGGCGTGTTTCCACGACCCCGCTCATGGGGGCATGGACGACCACGCTCGGCGGCGGGTTCCCGACGAGTAGGGATTGGATGCGCGCGAGCGGCGCTCCACGGCGTACCGCCGCGCCCACCGTGGCGTACAAGGCCGTCACGCGCCCGCGGATACGAGGGGTGACCACCGCCTCGGTATCCGGGGGTAGGGTGAAGTCGCCGTAAAGGGTACGGCGGGCGTGGAGTGTGTGCGTCCGTGCGGAAATGATCTTAAGGCCAAGCGCGCTTATGTTGGCCGGTGACAGATGCACGATCGGCGAACGCCGGGCGAGGGCTGGAACGGTGGTGAGGGCGAGCACCAAGGCGCCCGCCGCGACGACGCGGAAGTTGATCATGATTGCTCCTTGGGGCCGCCTAGGGCGATGCGCAGCGCCATGCGGGCGCCGGCCACGGCGCCGTGGGTCTTCAGCCACGCCGCCGTCAGGGTGAGTTGGTCGGTAAATACGGCAAGCGCGCTTGATGTGTGTACTTGACCGAGTCGCAGGCCTTGCAGCGCGAGCGCCGCGGCTTGGCGGGCGTGGCCGAGCAACCGCGCCAAGCGTTGCTCGCGCGCGCGCAGCCGCTTCAGTCGAAAGAGGTCGCGGGCGATGGTGCGGTGGATGCGCCAGCGCAGCGCACGGACCTGCGCGCGCGCCTGAAGGGCTTGGGCCCGCGCCGCCGACCGGCTACCTTGGTTGCGATTCCAGAAGGGCAATGGCAGCGAAGCGCTCAATTCGATCGAGCGATCGATGGGTTGCGCGGGCACCCCGCGCAGCACCTGACGGTCGAGCTCCACGCCAGCCCCCACGGTCATCCAGCCGAGCCGGCGGGCGTGCTGGTAGCGGCGCACGGATTCCCGATAGCGGCGATCGATCTCGGCTGATCGCAGATCGGGGCGACGAGCGAGCGCCGTGGCCCAGGCGTCGGCCGGCCCCGGCGGATGCCAGTGCACCGGCGCCGGGGCCGGCCAGGGCCCGCGCGGGCGATAACCGATGGCGGCCACGAGCGCGGCTTGGGCCTCGTGGCGCCGGGTACGCCAATCCTGGCGCAAAAGCCGTGCCTGGTCGCCCAAGAGTTCCACGCCGCTTGCCCCCACCGCTGATATCTGGGCGGCCCGTACGCGCGCCCTGACAAGACGCATCAACACGTGTTCGTTGCCGATCAGGTGATCGACCCGGGTCACGGCGTAGGCAGCGCTGCGCCACCGCGTGTAGGCGCGCGCCACGAGGCCGCGGATCTGCCATGCCTCGACCTCAAAACGGGCGTTCGCCACGCGGACGCCGGCCCGGCCGACAGCGGCGTGGCGGGCGATGCGCGCGGTCAAGGGGACGGCCTGCGTCAGCATGGCGCGGGCACTGAATTCGCCTGGGCTACCGGTTGCGTTGCCGGTGCCCCCGGAGATGCTAAGCCGCGGGTCTGGCCAAAGGCGATCCTGTCGGGCCAGGCCGCGGGCGACACCGATGCCGTGGCGGGCGGCCATCAAAGACGGGTTGTGGCGCATGGCCAGGGCCTCGGCCGTGGCGAGGCTCAGGGTGTGTGCCGAGATCGGGACAAGCCCGGCCACACCGATCAGGGCGAGCGCAAGCGCGCGCGCCGGTGGAATAGGGGTGCGCATAAGGCCTTCTCGTGGGACTTAAGGATGCGCCGCGAGGCGGCGCCACGAATCTACGAGATGAAGGCCAAGACGGGTGGGGCGTTGGGTTGTGCGGGACTGTGGCGGTGGCGTTCGGACAGCGGTACCGCATCGGTGGACGGTGAGGAAAAGCTGATGAGGATACTCATCATCGCGAGGAATGCCACGATGACGGTCGGTAGGACGGTCGCCATGCTCGCGAGTTTGGCGGGCGCCTGCAGTCCGATCGCGCTATGCACGGTCGTGCAGGCCTGGTCTTCGTGCACCGGGTGATGACCGTGCGGACCGGCGCACGCCCATAGCGCCCCGAGCCATGCCATAAGGACCAGGGGGGCCACCAGGTACTTCAGATATCGCAGACCGCGACCTCGCATGGCGCGATTATGACGACAAGGCGTCCGCATGGTCAAGAAGAAGAAAGAAATCGCAACCGCGTGCAGGGCTCGCGCCGGCCGACATCGAAGATCCGTGCGATTACCTGCGCTGATGCGCGCAGAGACGGATATATTTTGAACGATGGCGCTGTCGCGTACGGCGCGGGCGCTTGCGAGTCTGGGGACATTCAACGAAGGGGCCGTCGCCGGATCTCGGAGGGCGGTTCGTGGATGACTGGAACGGTGATTCGGCAGGCATCCGTTCCTTGATTGCGCAACGCCGGCTCGTTTCGTCATCCGGCGCCAATGTTCGATAGACATGGGCCGGCCGTGGTCCCGACGCGGGCCAGTTGGGGGTGTGGGAGGCGACAGCGCCGATGCGCGATCGTCTGCGTGGTCTCGCAAGATGCTGGTAGGGGCGGTAATGGCGTCCACGGCCGGCTGTATCTTCAGGGGATCGGTCATATCCACATTCGCGGCAAGGCCCGCACGACCGGCGCGCCCGTGACCTGCGAGATCTTTCATAAAGCGGGCCGCTGGTATGCCTCCGTGACCCTGGCCATCGAGACCATCCGATGGGCGCGCGGCACCGCAATCGGCGCCTTCGATTGGGGCCTGACCGAGTTCCTGACCATTGCCACCTCGGAGGGCCTGGAGACAGTAGCCAATCCGCGCCATCTCCGAAACCAGCTCGCGGAACTGAAATGCCTCGGACAAGGGGTTGCGCGCAAGATCCGCAGGGCGCAACAGATGAGCGGCCGCCAGCGCGGCTTTCCCGTATCGGCCAACCTGCGCCGGGCCATCTCGCATCTGGCCCGGCTGCACGCCAAAGTGGCGAGGCGGCGCCAGGACTTTCTGTACCAGACGAGTACCATGCTTATCAAGCGCTTCGGGGCTTTGGGTACCGAGTCCTTGGCGGTCCAGAATATGGTCAAGCGCGGCGGAGTCCGTAAAAAGGGCTTGAACCGCGAAATTCACGCCGCCGCGCCGAGCGCCTTCCTTCACATGACCAGGACCAAAGCGGAAGAGGCTGGGTCCTGGTACGAGGAGCTGCCTACGCGGATGCTAAAACCCACGCAGCGCTGCCATGGGCCATGCGGCCCAAGTGCTGTTGCGTTGGATGGAGGCGAGGTTATCCGGGCGGGAACCGTCCGAGGTGTGGAGCGGTGGAAGTTTCGCCGCGACGACCGGCCATTCGGCCGGCAATGAGCACGAAACTCACGCCATAGCCGTCTAGGCTTGGCGGGAGTAGTTCATAGCCTTCGTAACGCCCGCAGTCGCTGCTGCGGGCGCGCCCACGGGAAACCGGAACGCCGCGCTGGCAGAGGGGGATTCACCACAGATACTTTTCTGGGCGCCATTCGACCTTTGAAACCCATCTTGCCTTGATTGGTAGTGTGTTCACTCGGCAGACGGCATTGGCGGTCGCAGTTCAGCCGGTGCCGGGACACGAGTGCCGTTGGTTTTCTCGCCGTCGTGCGGCAATATAGACCGGATTAGACCTGTTGTGTGGACGGCGCCGCCATGGAAATCAGCGCTTATGAAGCTAAAACGACACTTCCTGCCTTGCTGAAGAGGGTCATAGCCGGGGAGACCATCACTATTACCGAATATGGTACCCCTGTGGCGCGGATTACCCCTATGACCGCCACGGCAGGACATGATCAAGAAGCCGCCATAGAGGCCCTCAAACATTTTGCGCGGGGCTGCACGACCGGAGGGGCGGGTGTCTGTGCGATGATTGAAGAAGGCCGAAGATGAGTGTTTTTGTGCTTGACCAAATCTGCCGCGCAAGCCCCTGGATTCATCCATGGGGTGAGCGGCAGCCGGTTTGTTTATCTGATACGGCTGTTATGTAATGTTGCTATGTCGGAATATCGAGTCAGATACAGGTCGAACAACAACGTGGTTTTCTCGTGCAAATACCACGTTGTATGGTGTCCGAAGTACCGCCGCGACGTGTTGGTCAACGAGGCTGATAGGCGGCTAAAGGAGATTATACAGAGGTGTGTTTGGAAACCGATAGCGAAATACTGGAGAGGGAAGTCATGCCGGACCATGTGCACCTGCTGGTCGAGGTGGATCCGCAGTTCGGTGTGCATCGCCTGATCAAATTGATCAAGGGGCGGTCGTCGCGCCTGTTACGCCAGGAATTTCGCTGGTGTCGTACCCGATTGCCCAGCCTGTGGACCAATAGCTATTTCGTCTCCACCGTGGGCGGCGCGCCGCTGGAGATCATCAAGCAGTACATCGAGCAGCAAAAGCATGTCTAGGAAAGTGGGCCCCTCATTCGTTCTGGAACCCCCGCTCGTGGTGAACCCCCACGAAAGCCGTGGTGTTGGCGGTGCGTTTCGAGGCCGGACGCCAACTGTATAACGCGGTGTTGGGCGAGGCGCTGCGGCGCCTGGACCTCATGAAACAGTCCAAGGCTTGGCGTATAACGCGCAGGATGCCCAAAGGCGCGCCCCAATCAGCGGAGCAAAAGACCCGATCCGCGGCCTTCGCCGTGCTGGCCGAAACCCTGGGCTTCACGGATTACGACCTGCAGTCTTACGCCACCCACTGCAAAAACGCCTGCTGGATCGGCGAGCACCTGGATGCGCACACCACCCAGAAGGTCGGTACTCGCGCCTTTAAGGCCACCCAGCGCTACCAGTTTCGCACCGCCGGCCGGCCGCGCTCCAAGCCGAAGTGGAAGGTCTTGGCGTCGATGGAGGGCAAGAGCCATGCCGCGGGGTTACGGTGGCGCGCGGATCATCTTGAATGGGGGCAATTGCATCTCAAGGCGATGTTCGACCGCAAGGACCGGCACGGCGTGCAGGCCTTGGCCCTCCAGCAGCCGGTCAAATACTGCCGCTTGATCCGCCGCACCCTGCGCGGCCAAACCCGCTGGTTCGTGTAGTTGGTGTTGACCGGCCGTCCGCACTGGAAGGCTAAGAACCCCATTGGCGCAGGCCACGTGGCCATCGACGTCGGTCCCTCCACGATCGCCGCCGTCTCGGAGACCGACGCGTTTCTGGAGACATTCTGCGCCCGCGTGCCTGATCGGCAAAAGGCCATGCGCCGCATCCAGCGGGCCCTGGACCGATCTCGGCGTCGCGCGAATCCGGACAACTACCACACAGACGGTACGGTCAAGAAACCCGTCCCTGGTAAGCGCCTGCGCTGGGTTCAGACCCAAGGCTATCTGCGGCGGCGCGCGCGTCTCAAGGAGTTGCACCGCAGGCTTGCCGCCTATCGCCGCACGGAGCATGGCCAGATGGCTAACCGGGTGGTGGCCTTAAGGATCCACCGTCAGGGCCGAACAATTGAGCTACAAGGCCTTCCAGCGGATGTTCGGCCGGAGCGTCCGCGACCGGGCCCCGGGGGAATTCATGAGTCATTTGCGTCGCAAGGCTGAAAGGGCCGGTGGCGCGGTGATCACATTCTCCACCCAGACCACCCGGCTTTCGCAGAGCTGTCACTGCGGGGCGGTGGTGAAGAAACCGTTGAGCCTGCGCTGGCACGATTGTGCCTGTGGCGTTCATGCCCAGCGGGATGTGTATAGTGCGTATCTGGCGCTGCACGTCCGCGAGGACGCGGGTCGCTGGAGACTGGACACCGAATCGGCCCGCGAGGGCTGGTGCGCTGTGGAACCGCTGCTGGAGAAAGCGGTGTCCGGTGCAGTCCAAGCCGCGAACGGCGGGCCGTTGCCCGCCAGCTTTGGCATTCGTGCCCGAGACCGAGCGGCTCTTTCTCGAAAAGGTGCAGGCACAACGGAAGATTCCGGATGCTGTAACCCCATCGCGCCCGCGATAGTGGCGAGAGCCGGAAAGACCTTTGATGCCGGCACCGGAACCCCCCGGCATTAGCCGTGGGGAGGTTCAGAGGCTCGTCCCTGAATGAGATTCCCGCCAACCTCAAACCGCGTGATTCCGCAAGAAGCCTGATCCGCTTTAGCGGATCGTCATGCCCGGCCGCGCGCCCTCGCCGGGCTCGAGGACCACGAGACCGTCGCGGTCGGACGCCGCCAGGACCATGCCCTCGGACACGCCAAAGCGCATCTTGCGGGGCTTGAGATTGGCCACGCACACCACCAGGCGGCCCACGAGGTCGGCCGGCGCATAGGCGTGGCGGATGCCGGCAAACACCGTGCGCGTGCGGCCTTCGTTCAGGTCCAGGGAGAGCTTGAGGAGTTTGTCGGCGCCCTCCACATAGTCCGCGCCCACGACTCGCGCGACGCGCAGGTCGATGCGCGCGAAATCTTCGGCGGATAGGGTGCCGGTGGCCGCCACGTCTTCCGCGGCGGGCGCCGCGGCCTTGCTCGCCGCTGTTGTCGATGGGGTGTTCGGCGCTGCGTCCGCGCCTTGCGTGTCACCGATCAGGGGTGCGAGGTCGGTCGGCTCGATGCGGCGCATGAGATGCGTGTAGGGTGCTATCGTGTGGGACAGGCGTGGGATCTTGATGCTCTCGAAATTGAGTTCGGGCCCGCCAAGCCAGGCCTCGACCCGGGTCGCGGTCTGCGGGAGGATGGGTTTCAGGTAGGCGATGAGGACGCAGAACAGGTTCAGGGTCTGGGTGCAGATCGCCTGTAACTCAGTGCGGCGCTGCGGTGTGCGCGCGATCTCCCAGGGCCTGGCTTCATCCACATAGCGGTTCGCGCGGTCGGCCAAGTCCATGATGGTCTTTACGACGCGGCTGTATTCGCAGGCCTCGTAGCAGGCCTCCACGGTCTCGGTAGCCTTCAGGAATTCGGCATAAAGCGATGCGTCCGGCAGGGTGTCACCCAGGGTGTTGTCGAGGTGCTTGGCGAGCAGCTGCGCCGAGCGGCTGGCGATATTGACGAGTTTGCCGACGAGGTCGGCATTGATGCGCGCGCGAAAATCATCGAGGTTTAGGTCGATGTCCTCGATGCCGCTGTTGAGCTTGGCGGCAAAATAGTAGCGCAGATATTCGGCCGGCAGGGTGTCGAGGTAGCGACGCGCGGTGATGAAGGTCCCGCGCGACTTCGACATCTTCTTGCCGTTTACCGTGAGAAAGCCATGCACGTGGATGGCCTTCGGCCGCGCGAAATCGGCGGCCTCGAGCATGGCCGGCCAGAACAGGCCGTGGAAATTCAGGATATCCTTGCCGATGAAATGGTGGATCTCATGTTGCGACCACTGAGTGCGGACGTTGTCTATGTCAAGCACACGATCTTCGAGTCGCGAGCGCAGTTGCCAGAAGGTCGCGATATAGCCGACCGGCGCATCCAGCCAGACATAGAAATACTTGCCGGGCGCCCCCGGGATCTCGAATCCGAAGTAGGGGGCGTCGCGGCTGATGTCCCAGTCGGTGAGGCCCTCGTTCAACCATTCGGCGAGCTTG
The DNA window shown above is from Acidiferrobacter sp. SPIII_3 and carries:
- a CDS encoding type II toxin-antitoxin system Phd/YefM family antitoxin, translated to MEISAYEAKTTLPALLKRVIAGETITITEYGTPVARITPMTATAGHDQEAAIEALKHFARGCTTGGAGVCAMIEEGRR
- a CDS encoding zinc ribbon domain-containing protein, which gives rise to MSHLRRKAERAGGAVITFSTQTTRLSQSCHCGAVVKKPLSLRWHDCACGVHAQRDVYSAYLALHVREDAGRWRLDTESAREGWCAVEPLLEKAVSGAVQAANGGPLPASFGIRARDRAALSRKGAGTTEDSGCCNPIAPAIVARAGKTFDAGTGTPRH
- the metG gene encoding methionine--tRNA ligase — protein: MLNDRKILVTSALPYANGSIHIGHLVEYIQTDIYVRYQRLRGRACHYLCADDTHGTAIMLKAQAEGISPEQLIARVAAEHVRDFTDFGISFDRFGSTHSDENRILSEYFYGKLQAGGHIAVRAIEQAFDPVKRLFLPDRFIRGECPRCHAADQYGDSCEACGATYAPTDLINPVSALSGAAPVTKSSEHYFFKLGDFADDLKAFTASDALPREAGHKLAEWLNEGLTDWDISRDAPYFGFEIPGAPGKYFYVWLDAPVGYIATFWQLRSRLEDRVLDIDNVRTQWSQHEIHHFIGKDILNFHGLFWPAMLEAADFARPKAIHVHGFLTVNGKKMSKSRGTFITARRYLDTLPAEYLRYYFAAKLNSGIEDIDLNLDDFRARINADLVGKLVNIASRSAQLLAKHLDNTLGDTLPDASLYAEFLKATETVEACYEACEYSRVVKTIMDLADRANRYVDEARPWEIARTPQRRTELQAICTQTLNLFCVLIAYLKPILPQTATRVEAWLGGPELNFESIKIPRLSHTIAPYTHLMRRIEPTDLAPLIGDTQGADAAPNTPSTTAASKAAAPAAEDVAATGTLSAEDFARIDLRVARVVGADYVEGADKLLKLSLDLNEGRTRTVFAGIRHAYAPADLVGRLVVCVANLKPRKMRFGVSEGMVLAASDRDGLVVLEPGEGARPGMTIR